GAACAAGGGCCGCCACGACAGGTACACCGTGCCCTGGACGAGCCGCGCCACCGTGCACGCGCCCGCGAGCACCACGCCCGCGGTGGCCAGCGGCCGCACCCACCGCATCGGCGTGGGCCGCCGCAGACAGCGCCGAAGCAGCGCCTTCCACGAGGAGGCCTCCGGAGCGGACGCCGTCACCGGACGCCAGGGCTCCACGGGGCGGGCCGCGTCGGTCTCGCGATAGCCGAGCGCCGGCAGCGCCAGGAGCAGGTCCGCCGCCAGCTCCCAGACCAGGGCCAGGCCTCGAGCCAGCCGGGTGCGCGTCTCCAGCGACACCCAATCCACCATCGACGCGAAGGCGGGGAACTGGCCCACCCACGCATCGAACGCGGAGTCCAACCGGTCCACCGCGGTGAGCAGCCGGTCATCCAGCGTGTCCGCCGCCGCGTGCACGCCCACCGCGACCAGCGCGAGCAGGCCCAACGGCATGAACGCCCAGCGGAACGCCCCCAGGAACCGGGACACGTCCGTGAGGAAGCTGCTCGAAGGCTCCGAGGAGCTGGATGGGTGGACCGGCATGCAGCGCCTCCGGGACGGTCCCCCATGAACGCGGGAGGCCTTCCCGGGGTTTTAAGCCGTCACCCCGCCAGGACGAAAACTCGCGCGCTGCCCCCGAAACCACGGTGGCGCGGCATCACGCCCCTCGGCAGCGGCACCAGCACCTCCCGAGCGTGAGGAGACGGAGCCTCCAGGCCCCGGGCCTCGCACCCGACGCGGGTTCGCCAAACCTGTCCGACTGTCGGACAGGTTTTAGCCATGCGCCGCCGGGCGGGGAGCCCCCTCCCCCGCAACGACAACGCCCCGCCCCTTCGCGCCCGGAGGCGGGAGGAGACGGGGCGTTCTCCGGTCGCGGCCTTCCTCACGGAGGGCCGCTACGCGGGGGCCGGACTCAGGCCTTCGCGTCCGGCGTCGGGGCGGCCGGGGCGGGGGCCGCGGGGGGCGTGCCCTGCGCGGTGGCGCGCTCGGCCATGGCCTCCTTGCGCGACAGGCGGATCTTGCCCGTCTTGTCGATGCTGACGACCTTCACCAGCACCTCGTCGCCCTCGCTCAGCACGTCCGACACGCTCTTCACGCGCTTGTCGGACAGCTCGGAGATGTGGATGAGGCCGTCGGTGCCCGGGAACAGCTCCACGAAGGCGCCGAACTCGGCGATCTTCCGGACGGTGCCCGTGTAGATCTTCCCGATCTCCGCCTCACGCGTGAGCGCCTGGATCATCGCGATGGCCGCCTTCACCGCCTCGCCGTTCGCGCTGGCGATGTCCACGCGGCCGGTGTCCTCGATGTTGATGGCCGCGCCCGTGCGGGCGATGATGTCCTTGATCACCTTGCCACCCGGCCCGATGACGTTCTTGATGAACTCCGGACGGATCTGGATGGTCGTGATGCGCGGCGCGAACTGGCTGATCTCCTTGCGCGGCGCGCTCAGCGTCTTCGCCATCTCCGCCAGGATGTGCTCGCGGCCCTGACGCGCCTGCTCCAGCGCGCGGCTCATGATCTCCGTGGTCAGGCCGGTGATCTTGATGTCCATCTGGATGGACGTGATGCCCTTGGACGTGCCGCAGACCTTGAAGTCCATGTCGCCCAGGTGATCCTCGTCACCGAGGATGTCGGACAGGATGGCGATCTTCTCACCCTCCTTCACCAGGCCCATGGCGATGCCGGCCACCGGCGCCTTGATGGGCACGCCCGCGTCCATCAGCGCCAGCGTGCCACCGCACACGGACGCCATGGAGGACGAGCCGTTGGACTCGAGAATCTCGGACACCAGACGCACCGTGTACGGGAACGAGTCGCTGGCCGGAATCATGTTGCGCAACGCGCGCTCCGCCAGGGCGCCGTGACCGACCTCGCGACGGCCGGGGCCGCGCAGGGGCTTGGTCTCGTTCACGCTGAACGGCGGGAAGTTGTAGTGCAGCATGAAGCGCTTGAAGGCCTGGCCGCTGAGCAGCTCCAGCCGCTGCTCGTCCTCGCTGGTGCCCAGCGTGACGACCACGAGCGCCTGCGTCTCGCCGCGGGTGAACACCGCGCTGCCGTGCGTGCGGGGCAGCACGCCCACCTCGTTGGTGATGGAGCGCACCACGTTGTGCGGACGGTCACCGATGCGGCCACCGTTCACGGTGAGCTCACGCATGTGGTCGTACTTCAGGTCCTCGATGACCTGCTTGGCGTGCTTCTCCACCAGCGGGGTGAACTCCGCGCCCATCTTCTCCTTGAGCGCCGCGATCGCCGCCTTCTTGGTCTTGGAGAGCGCCTCGTAGCGCGCGCCCTTCTCCTTGATGGCGTAGCCGGCCTTCACTCCCTCCAGCGCCAGCTCGCGGACCTGGTTGCGCAGGCCCTCGTCGATGGTGGCGGGCTTGTCGTAGGCGCGGACCTGCTTCTTCAGCTCCGTGCGCAGCTGGTCCTGCAGGTCCAGCGCGGGCTGGGCGTTCTGACGGCCGAACTCCAGCGCCGCCACCATGTCCGCCTCGCTGACCTCCTCCGCGCCACCCTCCACCATCACGATGGCCTCGCGGCTCACCGCCATGACGAGGTCCAGGTCGCTCTGCTCACGCTGCTTCGCGGTGGGATTGGCCACGAACTGGCCGCCCACGCGGCCCACGCGGATGCCCGCGATGGGGCCGTTGAACGGGATGTCCGACACCCACAGCGCCGCGGAGGCGCCGGTGATGCCGTGGATGTCACCCTCGTTCTCCGGATCCGCGGAGATGACGGACGCGATGACCTGCGTCTCGTAGGCGTAGCCTTCCGGGAACAGCGGACGGCAGGAGCGGTCCACCAGACGGGAGGCCAGCGTCTCCTTCTCCGTCAGACGGCCCTCGCGCTTGAAGTAGCTGCCGGGGATGCGGCCCGCCGAGTACAGCTTCTCCTGGTACTCCACCGTGAGGGGCAGGAAGTCGATGTCCTTCTTCTCCCGCGCGCTCACCGCGGTGACGAGCAGCATGGTGTCGCCGTAGCGGACCACCACGGAACCGTCGGCCTGCTTGGCCAGGCGGCCCGTCTCGATGCTCAGCTCGTTCTCACCAATCTTGACGCTCTTCTTCAACATGTCGTGTGGCCTTCCGTGCCTGCTTCGCGTGCGAGGGCCCTCGCCAGCCGCGGCCCGCCCACGTGCGTGGGGCCGGGACCGCCCGTAAAGGGGCCCTCTGGGATTGAGCGGTCGCCAGGGCCTGAAGCAGGCACATGCCAGACGAACGCTGCCTGTACTGCGGAAACGGGCTCCGTTGCGGAGCGCCGGAGGGATGGACCGGACCTCTTGATCCCTGATCACACCCGCCCACCCGAAGACTCCGGGTCGGCCGGTCTGAACGGAAACCAAAAGAGCCCGCCTCCACCAACTCCCTCGCCCGACTCCTTCACCCACGTCCGCTGCTGTTCTTGAAACCGTGCTGCGTGCTGCCCAAATACGCGGGGCGCTGGTGGTGTGCCAGCGCCCCGGGGACTTCTCGAGGACTACTTGCGGATGCCGAGGCCCTCGATGAGCTTCTTGTAGCGGGCCACGTCCTTGGACTTGAGGTAGTCCAGCATGCGGCGGCGCTGACCGACCAGCTTCAGCAGACCGCGGCGGGAGTGGTGGTCCTTCTTGTGGGTCTTGAAGTGCTCGGTGAGCATGTTGATGCGCTCGGACAGCAGCGCCACCTGCACCTCGGGCGAGCCGGTGTCGGACTCGTGGGTGCGGAACTTCGTGACCAGCTCGCTCTTGCGTTCCTGATGCAACGACATGGGCTTCTTCCTGAATCCCGCTCCGGGGTGACTGCTCGTGCCGCCTGGGTCCGCGGAGGGGTACAGACCCGGCCTCATGGTCCTTCTAACGAGCGGGCCGCTTATAAGCTTCACCCCCTGGGGGGTCAACCTTCGCCGCCCGTCCGTCCGCCCTTCGGAGGTCGGGACAGTGCGAAGACGTACAACCGGCAGCCGCCCGGCATTCCGCCGCCGCCCGGGGAGAGCTCCCGGGCCGAGGCCTCGTCCATGGCCACGTGCAGGTACTGTCCCCCCGCCTCGCCCCCGTCCCCCGCCAACAGCTGGCGTGTCCGGGGGTACAGGCGCAGGAGCGCCTCCACCACGTCACCAATGCCCGCCGCCGCGGGGACGCCCAGGGACAGCTCGCGCCGCCCGTCGAAGGCGCCGCGAAGGCCCGGGGCCACGCTCACGGTGATGTCATGGGTGCGGGTGGCCACTCAGTTGAACACCCGGTGGTAGCGCAGCCGCCCGCCCACGACCTCCGCCATGGCGAGCAGCGCGTCATCCGGGCCCAGCACCCGCACCCGGCCGGGCACGGGGGCGACCTCCACGGGGACGCCGTGCAGCACCCGCCGGGCCTCCTCCGCGTTCACCCGGACCACCGGCAGGTCCGTCAGCGCGTCCGCCAGCGACACCAGCCGCCCGGCCACCGCCTCGCGGGACAGGGACACCAGCTCCCCCAGGGGCAGCGCGCGCGCCAGGGTGAAGGGGCCGCTCATGGTGCGCCGCAGGGCCTCCAGGTGCGCCCCGCAGCCCAGGGCGCGGCCCAGGTCGTACGCCAGCGTGCGCACGTAGAAGCCCTTGGTGCAGCGCACGGACAGGGTCAGCCGGTCCGCGGAGAAGTCGCGCAGCACCAGCTCATGCACGGTGACGGTGCGGGCCGCCCGCTCCACCTCTTCCCCGGCGCGCGCCAGCTCGTAGAGCCGCTTCCCGGCGACCTTCACCGCCGAGTACATGGGCGGCACCTGATCGAAGGTGCCCCGGAACCGGGCGAGCACCGTCTCCAGGAGCGCGGCCGTCAGCGGGGGCACCGGGGCCTGGGCCGTGGGCTTGCCCTGGGCGTCCTGGGTGTCCGTCTCGATGCCCAGCCGCACCACGGCGTCGTAGGCCTTGTCGCCCTCCGTGATGATGCCGGCGACCTTGGTGGCCTCGCCCAGGCACACCGGCAGCACGCCGGTGGCCATGGGGTCCAGCGTGCCCGTGTGGCCCGCCTTCTTCACCTTCAGCAGGCCACGCACCTGACGGACCACGTCGAAGGACGTGGGGCCCAGGGGCTTGTCGATGACGAGAACGCCGTCCATGAAGCGGGGCCTACCAGCCTTCCTTGCCGCGCACCTCGCGCAGGAGCCGGTCGATCTTATCGCCCTCGCCGACGGACGCGTCGAAGGCGAAGAAGATTTCCGGCGACACGCGCAGGTTGACGGCGGACGTCACCTCGCGGCGCACGAAGCCCTTGGCCGCGTCCAGGCCCTTCTGCGTGTCCGCCTTCTCCTGGTCCGTGCCCAGCATCGAATAGAACACCTTCGCCACCCGCAGGTCCGGCGACACCTTCACGCCGGTGATGGTGATGAAGCCGATGCGCGGGTCGCGCAATTCCCCCCGCGTCAGCAGGGCGCCGATGGCCGCCTGGATTTCCTGCCCCACGCGCTCGGGTCGTGCATGCGTCGTCATTTCTTCTCCCAGTCTCGCGGGTTTCGCAGCGCCCGGGCCTTGGCCCGCGCGTCGTCCAGATTCAGCGTTCCACCGTCCCCCGTGGGCCGGGAGGTTCCGGGCCCGGGGCCCGCGCCCTCGTGCCGCTGCTCCCACGACCCCAGCCCCTCCGCCTCCGCCAGCGAGCGGTCGTTGCGCAGGAAGCGGGCAATCGCCGCCTCCGAGTGCGCGTGAGCGTCCTCGGGAGACAGGTGGGCGTCCTCGTCCTCCGGTTCCGGCACCTTCGCCGGGGCGCGGAAGCCCGTGGGCCTCTTGTCCGAATAGAGCGTATCCCCGAAGGCCAGGATCTCCGTCTCCCGGGCCATCAGCGGAGCGACGTACATCTCTTCGATGAAGTGGATGATCTTCTCCAACTGCTCATCCACGTGCGGACGCTCGTTGCCCACCACGGCCAGGGCCACCGACGCCTTCTGCCAGAGGTCCTGGTCGTCCACCTCCGCGACGGCCACGTTGAAGCGGGCCTTCACCCGGTCCGTCACCCGGCGGAGCACCTGCCGCTTGGACTTCAGCGAGGCGCTCTCCGGAATCTGGAGGGTGAGGCGTGCGACTCCCACGAACATAGAGGTCCCCCAGGCCAACGGCCGCCGGGCGCGTCATCCACGCCCGGGCGCCGCCGCATCGTCCATCCCCCGGGAAAGGTGGGGCCTTCCCCGGGGTCCGTCGAGTGTGCCTCTCAGGACTACGAGAGGCTCTGCCGGGTCTCCTCGATCTCGTAGGCCTCGATGATGTCGCCGGCCTTGAGGTCGTTGAAGTTCTCGATGCCGATACCGCACTCGAAGCCCTGGGCGACTTCCTTCACGTCGTCCTTGAAGCGGCGCAGCGACGCCATCTTCCCGGAGAAGAGCTGCTTGTTCTCGCGCATGAGGCGCACGAACGAGCCGCGCTTCATCACGCCGTCCAGGACGGCCGCGCCGGCGATGGTGCCCAGCTTCGGCACGTTGAAGGTGTTGCGCACCTCCGCACGGCCCAGCTTGCGCTCGGTGCGGATGGGCTCCAGGAGGCCCTCCATCTCCGTGCGAACCCCGTCGATGAGCTCGTAGATGATGGAGTAGCTCTGCAGCGTCACCTGCTGCGCCTTGGCCGCGGCCTCGGAGCCCGACTCCGGCTTCACGTTGAAGCCCAGCACGACGCCCTTGGAAGCGGCGGCGCGCATGACGTCGGTCTCCGTGATGGCGCCCACGCCCGCGTCGATGATGACCACCCGCACCTTGTGCGTGGTGAGCTTCTCGACCGCCTGGCGCACGGCCTCCGCGGAGCCCTGCACGTCCGCCTTGATGATGACGCGCAGCTCCTTGGGCCCGCCGCCCGCCTTCGTCTTGGCGAAGAGCTGGTCCAGGGACTCGCGGCTGACCTTGCTGAGCTCCGCCTGCCGCTCCTTCATGCCGCGGTGGTCGGCGATCTGCTTGGCCGCCTTCTCGTCGGAGACGACGTTGATGGCGTCACCCGCGGTGGGCACGCCGGACAGGCCGACGACCTCCGCGCAGTAGCCCGGCTTCACTTCCTTCACCGCCTCGCCGCGGCTGTTGTTCATGGCGCGGACGCGGCCGTAGTGCGTGCCGGTGACGATGGCGTCGCCCAGCTTGAGCGTGCCCTCCTGCACCAGCACCGTGGCCACGGGACCGCGGCCACGCTCCAGCTTCGCTTCCACGATGGCGCCCACGGACGGACGCGACGGGTTCGCCGTCAGCTCGAGGACCTCCGCCTGCAGCGCCAGGTTCTCCAGGAGGAGATCCAGGTTCATCTTCGTCTTCGCGGAGACGGGCACCATGATGGTGTCGCCGCCCCACTCTTCCGGCACCAGCTCCTGGCTCGCGAGGTCCTTCTTCACGCGGTCGGGGTTGGCGCCCGGGACGTCCATCTTGTTGATGGCGACGACGATGGGCACCTCCGCCTGCTTGGCGTGCTTGATGGCCTCGATGGTCTGGGGCATCACGCCGTCGTCCGCGGCCACCACCAGCACCACGATGTCCGTCACGTTGGCGCCACGGGCGCGCATGGACGTGAAGGCCTCGTGACCCGGGGTGTCCAGGAACGTGACGTCGCCGCGCGCGGTGGAAACGCTGTACGCGCCGATGTGCTGGGTGATGCCGCCCGCCTCGCCCGCGGCCACGCTGGCCTGGCGGATGGCGTCCAGGAGGCTCGTCTTGCCGTGGTCGACGTGGCCCATGATGGTGACCACCGGCGGACGGGGACGCTCGTCCTCGGCCTTGGCCTCGACCTCAGGCAGGTAGTCCTCCACCTCGAAGCCGACGCGCTCGACCTTCCAGTGGTAGTCGGTGGCGATGAGCTCCGCGGTGTCGGCGTCCAGGATCTGGTTCGCCGTGGCCATCTTCTGCATGCCCATCAGCTTCTTGATGAGCTCCGCGGTGCGGATGCCCATGCGCTGCCCCAGGTCGGAGACGCTGATGCCCTCCTGGAGCTTGATGACCTTCTTCTCCTCGGCCATCTGGGTGATCTGCGTCTTGGCGCCCTTCTTCGTGGGCTTGCGCTTCTTGCCGCGGACGGGGATCTGGATGCGGCCCCAGACCATGTCCGACAGCTCCTGCTTGGACACGCTGGTCGTCTCAGGACCCGTGCGCTTGCGCTGGCCACGCTCCTTGTTCTTGGAGACGTCCACCAGCTCGCGGCCGCGGCCCAGGTGATCCGGGACGACCTTGTACTCGCGCTTCTCCGTGCCGAGCGCCGTGCGGCCCGGGGCCATGGGGTACTGCTTGGCCTGGGTCGTGGTGGGCGTGACGCGGCGGACCTGGATGAGCGGACGCGAAATCACCACGGCCTGGGTGGCCGTGGGGCGCGCCTGGGCGCCCGGCGTGGGCGCGACCTGGGCGTGCGGGACGCCGCCGACCATGATGGTCGGGCCGGTCGGCTGGACCGGCGTGGCGCCGCCAGCGGCCGTGGGGGGCGAGGACGGACGCACCGGCCCCGTCTGGCCCGGACGCGCCTGCATGGGCGCGCCAGGACGGTTCATGGGCGGCCCACCCGGACGGCCCTGCATGGGCGCGCCAGGACGGCTGCCAGGCCCACCCGGACGGCTGCCGGGACCACCCGGACCACCCGGACGGCTGCCCGGCGGCCCACCAGGGCGCCCGCCCGTGGAACCCGGACGCTGCACGTAGCCGGGACCTCGGGAGATGACCGTCGCGGACGTCGACGTGGAAGAAGGCGTCCGTGCGGTGGGCGGGACCGGCGAGCGCGTAGGGGGGTTGGGCAAGCGGGGACTCTCCTGCGTAGGACTGCGCGGTGTCGCCGTGGCCGGGGTCGGCTCGGCGGCCCGGGGCGTCTCCACCACGGCCGCGGGAGGCGGGGTGGAGGGCGGCGTCACGGGCGGGGTGGCGGTTGCGGCAACAGGCGGGGTGGCCGGAGCCTCGGGCGCGGACGGCGCCTCCGGGGCAGCGGCGATGGAGGCGACGGTCGCCTCCGGAGGCGGGGCCGTCACGGCCGGGGCCTCCGGGGTGCGGGCCACGGGGGCCTGCTCCACGGCGGTGGGCGGCGGCTCCATGGCGACAGGCGCCTGCTGCGGCTCCTGCTCCATGGGGGCCCCGACCTGAGGCTCGGGCTCCGGCTCGTAGGCGGGCTCGTTCGCCTGTGAGTAGGCGTCCTGGCTCTCCGGGGCGGAGGCGCCCGCGGGAGGACCGACCTTGCGGCGCACCACGAAGCCCTTGGCGGCGACGGGCGGGGCTGCCTGCTTGGGCTTGCGCTTGTCCAGGATCTTCTGGACCGCGGCGGTGGCCTGGTCATCGTCCAGGGAGGACGAGTGGCTCTTGACGTCGTAACCCAGCCCGGCGAGCTCGGTCACAACCTCTTTGTTGTCGAGCTCAATCCCGTGGCTCTTGAGCTCCTTGGCGATTTCGTGAACGCGCTTCTTCGACATACCTTGATTGGCCTTCTGCTCCGCCGACGACGAGGCCGAGCACCCTAGTCCAAAGCCGAAATTGTGTGCGAGTGGTGACTAACAGCCACCTCTCCCCGCAACCTCTCCACCCACCCGCCCTCACTCCCAAGCCTGTCCGAGTGCTGACGGGTCGACCTGCCCCGCCTTGCCCCGGAAGGCCCTGCCCAGCGCCTTACGCTTGAGCGCTGCCGTCAAACAACCGGCACCGCACAGGTACGCCCCCCGCCCTGGCAGCCTCCGCCGCCTGTCCGCCACCACGCCGCCCTGGGGACCTACCACGAACCGGGTGAGTTCCGCCTGTGCCTTGCGAGAACCACACCCGACGCAGGTCCTGACGGGACCTGACGCCGTGGTTTCAATGGGATGTGTCCCGGACCGTTTGGTTGCGCGGCGCATCCGCCTACCCCTTGTCGTTACGGTGCCTTGGCCGCTTCCACGCCCTCCGACCCGCCTGCCGAAGCCATCGCACCCCGCTCCGCGTTCAGCTCCGCGCGCAGCTTGGCTTCCTCCACCAGATAATTCTCCGCCGCGCTCTTGAGCTGGCGGGCCTTCTTGATACCCACGCCCGGCACGTCGCCCAGGCGGGTGAGGTCCTTCTCGTTCGCGATGTCCTCCACCGTGCGGTAGCCGGCGAGGATGAGCTGCTCGATGGTCTTCTCACCGACGCCGCGCACGCGCGCCATGCGCTCCGGCTGGGACAGCTCGTCCGGGTGG
The sequence above is drawn from the Corallococcus sp. NCRR genome and encodes:
- the rpsO gene encoding 30S ribosomal protein S15, with product MSLHQERKSELVTKFRTHESDTGSPEVQVALLSERINMLTEHFKTHKKDHHSRRGLLKLVGQRRRMLDYLKSKDVARYKKLIEGLGIRK
- a CDS encoding YlxR family protein is translated as MRRATKRSGTHPIETTASGPVRTCVGCGSRKAQAELTRFVVGPQGGVVADRRRRLPGRGAYLCGAGCLTAALKRKALGRAFRGKAGQVDPSALGQAWE
- the truB gene encoding tRNA pseudouridine(55) synthase TruB; its protein translation is MDGVLVIDKPLGPTSFDVVRQVRGLLKVKKAGHTGTLDPMATGVLPVCLGEATKVAGIITEGDKAYDAVVRLGIETDTQDAQGKPTAQAPVPPLTAALLETVLARFRGTFDQVPPMYSAVKVAGKRLYELARAGEEVERAARTVTVHELVLRDFSADRLTLSVRCTKGFYVRTLAYDLGRALGCGAHLEALRRTMSGPFTLARALPLGELVSLSREAVAGRLVSLADALTDLPVVRVNAEEARRVLHGVPVEVAPVPGRVRVLGPDDALLAMAEVVGGRLRYHRVFN
- a CDS encoding DUF503 domain-containing protein — protein: MFVGVARLTLQIPESASLKSKRQVLRRVTDRVKARFNVAVAEVDDQDLWQKASVALAVVGNERPHVDEQLEKIIHFIEEMYVAPLMARETEILAFGDTLYSDKRPTGFRAPAKVPEPEDEDAHLSPEDAHAHSEAAIARFLRNDRSLAEAEGLGSWEQRHEGAGPGPGTSRPTGDGGTLNLDDARAKARALRNPRDWEKK
- the pnp gene encoding polyribonucleotide nucleotidyltransferase, encoding MLKKSVKIGENELSIETGRLAKQADGSVVVRYGDTMLLVTAVSAREKKDIDFLPLTVEYQEKLYSAGRIPGSYFKREGRLTEKETLASRLVDRSCRPLFPEGYAYETQVIASVISADPENEGDIHGITGASAALWVSDIPFNGPIAGIRVGRVGGQFVANPTAKQREQSDLDLVMAVSREAIVMVEGGAEEVSEADMVAALEFGRQNAQPALDLQDQLRTELKKQVRAYDKPATIDEGLRNQVRELALEGVKAGYAIKEKGARYEALSKTKKAAIAALKEKMGAEFTPLVEKHAKQVIEDLKYDHMRELTVNGGRIGDRPHNVVRSITNEVGVLPRTHGSAVFTRGETQALVVVTLGTSEDEQRLELLSGQAFKRFMLHYNFPPFSVNETKPLRGPGRREVGHGALAERALRNMIPASDSFPYTVRLVSEILESNGSSSMASVCGGTLALMDAGVPIKAPVAGIAMGLVKEGEKIAILSDILGDEDHLGDMDFKVCGTSKGITSIQMDIKITGLTTEIMSRALEQARQGREHILAEMAKTLSAPRKEISQFAPRITTIQIRPEFIKNVIGPGGKVIKDIIARTGAAINIEDTGRVDIASANGEAVKAAIAMIQALTREAEIGKIYTGTVRKIAEFGAFVELFPGTDGLIHISELSDKRVKSVSDVLSEGDEVLVKVVSIDKTGKIRLSRKEAMAERATAQGTPPAAPAPAAPTPDAKA
- the infB gene encoding translation initiation factor IF-2 — translated: MSKKRVHEIAKELKSHGIELDNKEVVTELAGLGYDVKSHSSSLDDDQATAAVQKILDKRKPKQAAPPVAAKGFVVRRKVGPPAGASAPESQDAYSQANEPAYEPEPEPQVGAPMEQEPQQAPVAMEPPPTAVEQAPVARTPEAPAVTAPPPEATVASIAAAPEAPSAPEAPATPPVAATATPPVTPPSTPPPAAVVETPRAAEPTPATATPRSPTQESPRLPNPPTRSPVPPTARTPSSTSTSATVISRGPGYVQRPGSTGGRPGGPPGSRPGGPGGPGSRPGGPGSRPGAPMQGRPGGPPMNRPGAPMQARPGQTGPVRPSSPPTAAGGATPVQPTGPTIMVGGVPHAQVAPTPGAQARPTATQAVVISRPLIQVRRVTPTTTQAKQYPMAPGRTALGTEKREYKVVPDHLGRGRELVDVSKNKERGQRKRTGPETTSVSKQELSDMVWGRIQIPVRGKKRKPTKKGAKTQITQMAEEKKVIKLQEGISVSDLGQRMGIRTAELIKKLMGMQKMATANQILDADTAELIATDYHWKVERVGFEVEDYLPEVEAKAEDERPRPPVVTIMGHVDHGKTSLLDAIRQASVAAGEAGGITQHIGAYSVSTARGDVTFLDTPGHEAFTSMRARGANVTDIVVLVVAADDGVMPQTIEAIKHAKQAEVPIVVAINKMDVPGANPDRVKKDLASQELVPEEWGGDTIMVPVSAKTKMNLDLLLENLALQAEVLELTANPSRPSVGAIVEAKLERGRGPVATVLVQEGTLKLGDAIVTGTHYGRVRAMNNSRGEAVKEVKPGYCAEVVGLSGVPTAGDAINVVSDEKAAKQIADHRGMKERQAELSKVSRESLDQLFAKTKAGGGPKELRVIIKADVQGSAEAVRQAVEKLTTHKVRVVIIDAGVGAITETDVMRAAASKGVVLGFNVKPESGSEAAAKAQQVTLQSYSIIYELIDGVRTEMEGLLEPIRTERKLGRAEVRNTFNVPKLGTIAGAAVLDGVMKRGSFVRLMRENKQLFSGKMASLRRFKDDVKEVAQGFECGIGIENFNDLKAGDIIEAYEIEETRQSLS
- the rbfA gene encoding 30S ribosome-binding factor RbfA, translated to MTTHARPERVGQEIQAAIGALLTRGELRDPRIGFITITGVKVSPDLRVAKVFYSMLGTDQEKADTQKGLDAAKGFVRREVTSAVNLRVSPEIFFAFDASVGEGDKIDRLLREVRGKEGW